The DNA region GCGGCGTCCTTCATGGTCGATGCGATGTTTGCGTTAGGCGCATCCCCGAGAAGCGGTGCAAGCCAGCGGCCAGAGAAGGGCATGAGTTGTTCTGCAATGCCTTCTGCCGTTTCATAGTCGAAGTCCGTTTTAACAAGCGAGAGCGCGGTAAGCATCAACGAGCCGGCGTTGATATCGAGCTGGAGATTATTCTCCGAAGCGGTGCTCAGGCGGGTGCCCGCGGGTCTGATCGGTACGATCATTCCGCGTGCGCCTGGAAGTTGCGCTCCTTTGAGAAGAAGTGCTCCATTTCCCGAGGCTTGCACGACCTTGACTGTCTGGAATACCCGCTTGAGCCAGTCTGTGGTCCGTTTGTCGTTGGCTGCCGCTGATGCTCCTTCTCCGTCAGCAATGAAAAGCACATCATATGAAGCGGGTTCCGTCGCGTCCAATGATTCGGTTTCCACAGTGATCGAGTTCGTGCAACGAATCTGGCCGCCCTTGCTTGACAGCAACGACACGGCATACGGGTGAGCCGTTTGT from Paraburkholderia caribensis includes:
- a CDS encoding GlxA family transcriptional regulator, producing the protein MNQEARSGVFQPRTVSIPQTGFRTAKKRDKRIGLLLFENCSFLDIGLVVEIFSLANSVAVAWHEQTAHPYAVSLLSSKGGQIRCTNSITVETESLDATEPASYDVLFIADGEGASAAANDKRTTDWLKRVFQTVKVVQASGNGALLLKGAQLPGARGMIVPIRPAGTRLSTASENNLQLDINAGSLMLTALSLVKTDFDYETAEGIAEQLMPFSGRWLAPLLGDAPNANIASTMKDAARWIEENCARPITAHDMARSVSMGDRTFLRHFKAEIGMPPSEYLLRVRLDIACRLLITTTLPIDKIARRCGMGNGIRLAKIFKRRLAVSASDYRAFARTEFDNQ